From the genome of Methanorbis furvi, one region includes:
- the nifB gene encoding nitrogenase cofactor biosynthesis protein NifB — translation MVHSGETPAQELPYDPETLRRINEHPCYSPEARHSFGRCHVAVAPKCNIQCNYCVRDFDCVNESRPGVTSMVLKPGDALERIDEVVSKMKHIKVVGIAGPGDPLANPETFETLRLVHDKYPDTILCISTNGLLLPDKIDELEKYGVRNITVTLNAIDPAIGEKIYSFVEYEGKKYHGREGAELLLKHQMAGIEEAVRRKMLVKINTVYVPGVNDTHIPEIAKKVGAMGVFNFNIIPLIPQYKFKDIVPPTPAEKAHMHELCAPYVRQMRHCQRCRADAVGLLGKDVQNEFGCCGKGDGSGGGCN, via the coding sequence ATGGTACATAGTGGCGAGACGCCGGCGCAGGAGCTGCCCTACGATCCGGAAACGCTCAGGCGCATCAATGAACATCCCTGCTACAGCCCCGAGGCACGGCACTCGTTCGGCCGCTGCCACGTAGCGGTCGCGCCAAAATGCAATATTCAGTGCAACTACTGTGTCCGTGACTTCGACTGTGTCAATGAGTCGCGGCCGGGCGTAACAAGTATGGTCTTAAAACCAGGCGACGCACTTGAGCGCATCGATGAAGTTGTTTCCAAGATGAAGCACATCAAGGTGGTCGGCATTGCAGGCCCGGGCGATCCGCTGGCAAACCCTGAGACCTTTGAGACCCTGCGGCTGGTTCACGATAAATATCCTGACACGATTCTCTGCATCAGCACCAACGGTCTTCTGCTCCCCGACAAAATCGATGAGCTGGAAAAGTACGGTGTTCGAAACATCACGGTCACACTGAACGCGATTGATCCTGCGATCGGCGAAAAGATCTACTCCTTTGTTGAGTACGAGGGCAAAAAATATCACGGACGCGAGGGTGCTGAGCTGCTGCTCAAGCATCAGATGGCAGGCATTGAAGAGGCGGTCAGACGAAAAATGCTGGTTAAGATCAACACCGTCTACGTCCCGGGAGTAAACGACACCCATATTCCTGAGATTGCCAAGAAAGTTGGCGCAATGGGCGTGTTCAACTTCAACATTATCCCGCTCATCCCCCAGTACAAGTTCAAGGATATTGTTCCTCCGACACCTGCGGAAAAAGCACACATGCATGAGCTGTGCGCACCCTATGTCCGCCAGATGCGGCACTGTCAGCGCTGTCGTGCAGACGCTGTTGGTCTGCTCGGCAAAGATGTTCAGAACGAGTTCGGCTGCTGCGGCAAGGGCGACGGCTCCGGCGGCGGTTGCAACTGA
- a CDS encoding 23S rRNA (pseudouridine(1915)-N(3))-methyltransferase RlmH: MQIQILCVGRIKDAYLNEGIAEFSKRLKPYASVFVTELSEVKVPDGASKSSEMLVKEREGEKILESVRDGFMTVVLDPYAPLISSEELSSLFGTAELGGRNICFIIGGPLGLSPAVLAAAERKVSFSRLTFTHTMIRLILFEQVYRGFRILRNEPYHK, translated from the coding sequence ATGCAGATTCAGATCCTGTGTGTCGGCAGGATTAAGGATGCGTATCTGAATGAGGGAATCGCCGAGTTTTCCAAACGGCTGAAACCCTATGCATCTGTTTTTGTGACCGAGCTTTCCGAGGTAAAAGTTCCTGACGGTGCGTCAAAATCTTCTGAGATGCTTGTCAAGGAGCGGGAGGGGGAAAAGATTCTGGAGAGTGTGCGGGACGGTTTCATGACTGTTGTGCTTGATCCGTACGCGCCGCTGATCTCAAGCGAGGAGTTGTCGTCGCTGTTTGGCACTGCGGAGCTCGGCGGCAGAAATATCTGTTTTATCATCGGCGGTCCCCTGGGCCTGTCGCCTGCGGTGCTTGCGGCGGCTGAGCGGAAAGTGTCGTTTTCCCGGCTCACGTTTACGCACACGATGATCCGGCTGATTCTTTTTGAACAGGTTTACCGGGGTTTTCGTATTCTCAGAAACGAGCCGTATCATAAGTAA
- a CDS encoding methanogenesis marker 14 protein gives MTAGFFDRFTAKKPWIVESIPPPVTGHGAGMSIPEYKSKPYFIVASVEMGNTTTKCILTGTDLEEGRSYVINKTVSMSRDVRAPKPGEQVFGTTLDGTELTRESVTELVKNTLIQCHRDADLTIKGDLDFVVRSTGVVAAMDSPDQVGDFIVALANGCLEAGVPPKKMTPPMGKDNLPPKLREFSFADRLVFTGAVAGVTPPAGASGVEMVANEMEGELAMAGIKEGAKWTPVDFRNPCISMDFGTTLDGRITSDVDPDAASPFAKTIGNFCGLAGAIPDAIIRGTGLVDKKKGTALDLFGETCKPAASRATKKAMPYVERCMAVLDITEVPADRKHFGKVPVCADVAKASGIYLLGVDVGHDGDKIPELEAIGAELAKNESKDVIREVIDRLCAAVALKIIDLCRERNLLPPNSSIGFTGRAIISGNKPQYILDGVTERNLYDDPVSHLVFVDDGLARGAALMGRCMNSLGHPKCPIGGVRGGKCIMAKRQKIGR, from the coding sequence ATGACGGCAGGTTTTTTTGACCGATTTACCGCGAAGAAACCGTGGATTGTGGAGAGCATTCCGCCACCGGTTACCGGACACGGAGCGGGAATGAGCATTCCTGAATACAAATCAAAGCCGTATTTCATCGTTGCATCCGTTGAGATGGGAAATACGACGACCAAATGCATTCTTACCGGAACCGATCTTGAAGAGGGGAGGTCCTATGTTATCAACAAAACCGTCTCGATGAGCCGTGACGTTCGGGCGCCAAAGCCGGGAGAGCAGGTGTTCGGCACAACACTGGACGGAACCGAGCTTACCCGCGAGTCGGTCACTGAACTCGTGAAAAACACTCTTATACAGTGTCACCGCGATGCTGATCTGACCATCAAAGGTGATCTCGACTTCGTGGTGCGCAGTACAGGTGTTGTCGCCGCAATGGACTCGCCTGATCAGGTGGGAGATTTTATTGTGGCTCTTGCGAACGGCTGTCTTGAAGCAGGCGTTCCTCCAAAAAAGATGACGCCGCCGATGGGCAAAGACAACCTGCCGCCAAAGCTTCGTGAGTTCAGCTTCGCTGACAGATTAGTCTTCACCGGTGCGGTTGCTGGCGTGACTCCTCCTGCCGGAGCGTCCGGTGTTGAGATGGTTGCAAACGAGATGGAGGGCGAGCTTGCCATGGCAGGAATCAAAGAGGGAGCAAAGTGGACACCGGTCGATTTCCGCAATCCCTGCATCTCCATGGACTTCGGCACAACACTGGACGGCCGTATCACGAGTGACGTTGATCCTGATGCAGCAAGTCCGTTCGCAAAGACGATCGGCAACTTCTGCGGTCTTGCGGGAGCAATTCCTGATGCGATCATCCGGGGAACCGGTCTTGTGGACAAAAAGAAAGGAACCGCACTGGATCTGTTCGGCGAGACCTGTAAGCCTGCGGCGAGCCGTGCCACAAAGAAGGCGATGCCGTATGTGGAGCGGTGCATGGCCGTTCTTGACATCACCGAGGTTCCGGCCGACCGCAAGCATTTTGGAAAAGTGCCGGTCTGCGCAGATGTTGCGAAGGCTTCGGGAATTTATCTGCTCGGTGTCGATGTGGGACACGACGGCGACAAAATTCCTGAACTGGAAGCAATTGGTGCAGAGCTTGCGAAGAATGAGAGCAAGGATGTTATCCGCGAGGTTATCGACCGGCTGTGTGCAGCAGTTGCGCTCAAAATCATCGATCTGTGCAGGGAGAGAAATCTTCTGCCGCCAAACAGTTCCATCGGTTTTACCGGCCGTGCGATCATCTCTGGCAACAAACCGCAGTACATTCTGGACGGTGTGACCGAGCGCAATCTCTATGATGATCCGGTGTCGCATCTCGTGTTTGTTGACGATGGTCTCGCCCGCGGGGCAGCACTCATGGGCAGATGTATGAACAGCCTCGGCCACCCGAAATGCCCGATCGGGGGAGTCCGCGGCGGAAAATGTATTATGGCAAAACGTCAGAAAATTGGGAGGTAA
- a CDS encoding InlB B-repeat-containing protein — protein sequence MLIAGALLAGPAAADTYVTNFSELKSAITANKDPVIVICENISLTAVLTINSDVTITTDGTDRSLIRYSAYKNSIFKISSGGNLTLTGNDSGILTLDGYNLAVSTNGAGVYVDGGNFTMRNCTITGNKANASGTSKTTYSGGGVYVASGNFTMSGGTITGNTATANGGGVYVASGNFTMSGGTITGNTATANGGGVYVASGNFTMSGGTITDNTAKDSGGVYVQNGGILTMNDSIISDNYGSNAIYFTGTHIIVNNCTISDNNAAGLSCSGNTIVNNCTISGNSGLGLSCGSNAIVNNCTISGNSGTGLSCGSNVIVNNCTISGNSGTSGGGVKGANVTMNSCTISDNTATDGGGVFVNGVFVMNDSTISNNTAIGGSGGGVYIYSSTSTMGTFTMNSGSISDNNAMIASSFYGGGGVYVNGVFVMNGGTITNNTATYGGGVILGVGYNKIFDMKGGTITGNTATGKGGGVYTYGCFTMFGGTITGNTATDKGGGVYLDSNSFSMCDTATISGNIATNGGGIYVVDGTTFNMNGGEISDNSATMNGSEVYLSSSSNPKFWISSASNIGPNTTYIAANTFIKVGFLPSDNKPVVQNITPQNQTEGAKIVQLFTGATAESEDYFTLSPDLKGIALKYSDVSSPPELRIVIINSDYSLTVINGSGTGSYPSGRSVSISATPQSGKEFVNWTSSMGGTFGNNESETTTFIMPDNDATVTATFKDISPTDYSLTVINGSGTGSYPSGRSVSISATPQPDKEFVNWTSSMGGTFGNNESETTTFIMPDNDVTVTANFKNILPTPVPTFRPSVDSSDSKYSDTIIAYIDDTGAASFDNLLGFIRIILPKGTYGTVILNTAPSGVTAPLDSYTVCNITVPEFQGFAQIEFSVPIALLRDQGLTVNDVVLRHYTNGQWVNLPTFYLGEERGAATYVASTSSFSPFAIVYERGGATIVEKSTPQPTASSGTAKTAAATAVPTVADDQTQSANSDSQTISSNSGATAAPTLTQAPASLAGLFAGLLAACLLVRRRV from the coding sequence ATGTTGATCGCAGGTGCACTGCTCGCAGGACCGGCGGCAGCGGATACATATGTCACAAATTTTTCCGAACTGAAGTCTGCGATTACTGCTAATAAGGACCCCGTCATCGTGATCTGCGAGAATATTTCTCTCACTGCGGTGCTCACCATCAATTCTGATGTCACTATCACTACCGATGGCACAGACCGCAGTCTCATCCGTTACTCTGCATATAAAAATTCCATCTTCAAAATCAGCTCAGGAGGTAATCTGACACTCACTGGAAATGATTCTGGAATCCTCACTCTCGATGGATATAATCTTGCAGTTTCCACTAATGGTGCCGGCGTCTACGTTGATGGTGGCAATTTCACGATGAGAAACTGCACGATCACCGGTAATAAAGCTAATGCGAGTGGTACTAGCAAAACTACCTATAGTGGCGGCGGCGTCTACGTTGCTAGCGGTAATTTCACTATGAGTGGTGGCACGATCACCGGTAACACTGCTACTGCTAACGGTGGCGGCGTCTACGTTGCTAGCGGTAATTTCACTATGAGTGGTGGCACGATCACCGGTAACACTGCTACTGCTAACGGTGGCGGCGTCTACGTTGCTAGCGGTAATTTCACTATGAGTGGTGGCACGATCACCGACAACACTGCTAAGGACAGCGGCGGTGTCTACGTCCAGAATGGCGGCATTCTCACCATGAATGACAGCATTATTTCAGACAATTACGGCAGCAATGCCATCTACTTTACCGGCACTCATATCATCGTGAATAACTGCACTATCTCCGACAACAATGCCGCTGGACTCAGTTGTAGCGGTAATACCATCGTGAATAACTGCACTATCTCCGGCAACAGTGGTCTCGGACTCAGTTGTGGCAGCAATGCCATCGTGAATAACTGCACTATCTCCGGCAACAGTGGTACCGGACTCAGTTGTGGCAGCAATGTCATCGTGAATAACTGCACTATCTCCGGCAACAGTGGTACATCTGGCGGCGGCGTCAAGGGAGCGAATGTTACTATGAATAGTTGCACTATCTCCGACAACACTGCTACTGACGGTGGCGGCGTCTTCGTTAACGGTGTTTTCGTTATGAATGACAGTACAATCTCCAACAATACCGCCATAGGTGGCAGCGGTGGTGGCGTCTACATCTACAGCAGTACTTCCACTATGGGTACTTTTACTATGAATAGTGGCTCAATCTCCGACAACAACGCGATGATTGCGAGCTCGTTCTATGGCGGCGGCGGCGTCTACGTTAATGGTGTTTTCGTTATGAATGGTGGCACAATCACCAACAATACTGCTACATATGGCGGTGGTGTCATTCTTGGTGTTGGTTACAACAAGATTTTCGATATGAAGGGCGGCACGATCACCGGCAACACTGCTACTGGTAAAGGCGGTGGCGTCTACACTTACGGCTGTTTCACTATGTTTGGCGGCACGATCACCGGCAACACTGCTACTGATAAAGGCGGCGGCGTCTACCTTGACAGCAACTCGTTCAGTATGTGTGATACCGCCACCATCTCCGGCAACATCGCGACGAATGGCGGTGGTATCTACGTTGTTGACGGTACTACTTTCAATATGAATGGTGGCGAGATCTCCGACAACAGTGCAACGATGAATGGCAGCGAAGTGTATCTGTCTAGTTCATCTAACCCCAAATTTTGGATTTCGAGTGCTTCGAACATAGGGCCAAACACGACCTACATCGCTGCCAACACATTTATCAAAGTCGGATTCCTTCCTAGCGATAATAAACCGGTAGTCCAAAACATCACTCCCCAAAATCAGACCGAGGGTGCCAAAATTGTGCAGCTGTTTACTGGTGCAACAGCTGAGTCCGAAGACTACTTTACTCTGTCGCCGGATTTGAAAGGGATAGCGCTGAAATATTCTGATGTATCTTCTCCGCCAGAGTTGCGTATCGTCATTATCAACTCCGACTACTCTCTCACTGTAATCAATGGCAGCGGCACCGGTTCCTACCCTTCCGGGCGTTCCGTCAGCATCAGCGCTACCCCTCAGTCTGGCAAAGAGTTTGTCAACTGGACAAGCAGTATGGGAGGTACCTTCGGTAACAATGAATCCGAAACTACCACCTTCATCATGCCTGATAATGACGCTACCGTCACGGCAACGTTCAAAGATATCTCTCCAACCGATTACTCTCTCACTGTAATCAATGGCAGCGGCACCGGTTCCTACCCTTCCGGGCGTTCCGTCAGCATCAGCGCTACCCCTCAGCCCGACAAAGAGTTTGTCAACTGGACGAGCAGTATGGGAGGTACCTTCGGGAATAATGAATCCGAAACTACCACCTTCATCATGCCTGATAATGACGTCACTGTGACGGCAAACTTCAAAAATATACTCCCTACCCCTGTTCCGACGTTCCGGCCCTCCGTAGACTCCTCTGATAGTAAATACAGTGACACGATCATCGCATATATTGATGATACCGGCGCCGCATCCTTCGACAATCTCCTTGGTTTTATCAGAATCATCCTCCCCAAAGGAACATACGGCACCGTTATTCTCAACACCGCTCCGTCTGGAGTTACAGCACCTCTGGACAGCTACACTGTCTGCAATATCACTGTTCCAGAGTTTCAGGGCTTTGCGCAGATAGAGTTCAGCGTTCCGATAGCCCTCCTGAGAGATCAGGGATTAACAGTGAACGATGTCGTTCTCCGCCATTATACAAATGGTCAGTGGGTAAACCTCCCGACCTTCTACCTCGGTGAAGAACGCGGCGCAGCAACATATGTTGCCTCCACCAGCAGTTTCTCACCGTTTGCGATCGTCTACGAACGCGGAGGCGCAACAATCGTTGAGAAGTCCACGCCGCAGCCGACCGCCTCCTCCGGCACTGCGAAAACCGCAGCAGCAACTGCTGTACCAACAGTTGCAGATGATCAGACGCAGTCTGCGAACTCGGATTCGCAGACCATTTCAAGCAATAGCGGTGCAACAGCAGCACCTACGCTGACCCAGGCACCCGCATCTCTGGCAGGATTGTTTGCAGGGCTTCTTGCTGCCTGCCTGCTCGTAAGAAGGAGGGTATAA
- a CDS encoding GxxExxY protein: MSSIMRDDDCYCGLLADDTHKIIGAAMEVYNILGSGFLENVYRDALGVEFAARDFSYEQEKLVNIFYKEVKLPSYYKADLMCFGNIILELKAKKELTKEDEAQLVNYLKATGIPVGLLFNFGNPRRLEWRRLIYTDKRYSGMC; this comes from the coding sequence ATGTCATCAATTATGCGTGATGATGACTGTTATTGCGGGCTGCTTGCTGATGATACACATAAAATAATTGGTGCTGCAATGGAGGTGTATAATATTCTGGGGTCTGGTTTTTTGGAGAATGTGTATCGCGATGCGCTGGGGGTTGAATTTGCCGCACGGGATTTTTCGTATGAGCAGGAAAAACTGGTGAATATTTTTTACAAAGAGGTTAAGCTGCCAAGTTACTATAAGGCGGACCTTATGTGTTTTGGGAATATCATTCTGGAACTGAAAGCAAAGAAAGAGCTCACGAAAGAGGATGAGGCACAACTGGTGAATTATCTGAAGGCAACGGGGATTCCTGTTGGTCTGCTGTTCAATTTTGGAAATCCACGACGCCTTGAGTGGCGACGTTTGATCTATACGGATAAACGATACTCTGGTATGTGCTGA
- a CDS encoding tetratricopeptide repeat protein: MVDIGGLFGKNDRQNPWTPRGELSFEKGLYEDAAKSFARAVEHEPQNSSLWYRLGVSQNRSGQHENAAKSLQKATDLDPKNTDAWITLSTLLADAGRFDEAVSAISHVTLGDSEPYLQELKCEWLERIGRYADAAAVCGHLSSLRPEDRRLRIRLVELIMRAGNFAEAKTLFDQLGSVPADNHGMFTSSAAFCCEMLGDRDGALQRYAALPESEPSGWYRRARLEESMGKYKDAAASYGMVQQYSSDTDITVTVRRALCLFWDGNSRESSVQLEKVLARGYANAELWYLLGIVSFLSGNMKRASEAFLEMVHLNQGNASVWYMKGCAEYLSGRYKEAVESFARMDKLGGDGSRSQSRMKWFQDEDNDMQLFNNSAPTGAAAMAKPEIGAVNVGLATMQSFALSALGRYAEADKTAVRVLDAAPDRLDLQLLHGKCLAALSHYQSAADVASRVIAKDPDSLAAHELYASSMMRIGRYKEAAASWENIIRMAPDNNPAFFGVAESWAGIGKYTEAATAYSHLLESMPQDVSLLFGSGDVLFRSGKYAEALPYYEQVIGLSPQTPAAYIGAAACREMLGRYAEAGEALAAAEQLLPGHPGVLIALARVQAEGGNAAAAVDTYAGVLRDYPEIPGVAVQVAKLCAGLGRNEEAADAVVLALKNGEESTDLLVLGGDLCTALGRYDEAADYYSRVAAVAPDNAHVWFGLGHLHFISGDFRETSIGMDKVLEIEPGNTAALRDKAAALTALGKFPEAAEVLHRLIDADEHDTKAMLDLASVLEQMQKYDEALEIYAQYLGSGATSLDVIRRLSSIYLVQGNYEEALAGYDMLLEANPKDPVTLRLRAECLLQLGRYEESADAYAQMLAERPADDAARYAYASALANAGKTADAVREFSDLVSKNADNTTALFALADVLGRSGKYLESAKCYDKLISLYPKNSFAHLQKAMMLVKLGNLPMSIEAFEAALQVEPKNPFILSGLAFMQMLCGRPAEALAQLEKAERSGAVDPDIYYCRGLICLQQSRFDLAVTAAEKILADHPDHVPAWHLKGRALEQSGHLREAVDCLSKVVELSELSDTEES; the protein is encoded by the coding sequence ATGGTTGATATTGGAGGCCTGTTTGGCAAAAATGATCGGCAGAACCCGTGGACCCCCCGTGGAGAGCTGTCGTTTGAGAAAGGACTCTATGAAGATGCGGCGAAGAGTTTCGCCAGAGCAGTCGAGCACGAACCTCAGAACAGTTCCCTCTGGTATCGTCTCGGCGTTTCACAGAACCGGTCCGGCCAGCATGAAAATGCTGCCAAATCTCTGCAGAAAGCAACCGACCTTGACCCGAAAAATACGGATGCATGGATTACGCTCTCCACACTTCTCGCCGATGCCGGCAGATTTGATGAAGCGGTCTCTGCCATCAGCCATGTAACACTTGGCGACAGCGAGCCGTACTTACAGGAACTCAAATGCGAATGGCTGGAACGTATCGGCAGATATGCCGATGCAGCAGCTGTCTGCGGTCATCTCTCCTCCCTCCGGCCCGAAGACCGCAGACTCAGAATCCGTCTTGTGGAGCTGATCATGCGTGCCGGAAACTTTGCCGAAGCAAAGACCCTTTTTGACCAGCTGGGATCTGTTCCTGCGGACAACCACGGCATGTTCACCTCGTCTGCCGCGTTCTGCTGCGAGATGCTCGGCGACCGTGACGGTGCCCTGCAGCGCTATGCAGCCCTGCCGGAGAGTGAACCGTCCGGCTGGTACCGCCGCGCACGGCTTGAAGAGAGCATGGGCAAATACAAGGATGCTGCCGCATCCTACGGCATGGTCCAGCAGTACTCCTCAGACACCGACATCACCGTCACCGTCCGGCGTGCCCTCTGTCTCTTCTGGGACGGCAACAGCCGTGAGTCCTCGGTGCAGCTGGAAAAAGTTCTCGCACGCGGATATGCGAACGCTGAACTCTGGTATCTGCTTGGTATCGTCTCCTTCCTTTCAGGAAACATGAAACGTGCGTCTGAGGCATTCCTTGAGATGGTTCATCTCAATCAGGGCAATGCATCGGTCTGGTACATGAAAGGATGCGCCGAGTACCTTTCCGGCAGATACAAAGAGGCTGTTGAGAGCTTTGCCCGCATGGACAAACTCGGCGGCGACGGCTCACGGTCACAGTCCAGAATGAAATGGTTCCAGGACGAGGACAACGACATGCAGCTGTTCAACAACTCCGCACCCACCGGTGCCGCCGCCATGGCAAAACCTGAGATCGGCGCAGTCAACGTGGGACTTGCGACCATGCAGAGCTTTGCACTTTCGGCGCTCGGTAGGTATGCGGAGGCTGACAAGACCGCAGTCCGCGTACTTGACGCGGCTCCCGACCGGCTTGACCTGCAGCTTCTGCATGGAAAATGCCTTGCAGCACTTTCCCACTACCAGTCTGCGGCCGATGTCGCGTCCCGCGTCATTGCCAAAGATCCAGACTCCCTTGCAGCTCACGAACTCTACGCCTCCTCCATGATGCGCATCGGCAGATACAAAGAGGCCGCAGCGTCCTGGGAGAACATCATCCGCATGGCGCCTGACAACAATCCGGCATTCTTCGGTGTTGCGGAGTCATGGGCAGGCATCGGAAAATACACTGAGGCCGCAACCGCCTACTCCCATCTTCTGGAGAGCATGCCGCAGGATGTTTCACTCCTGTTCGGATCAGGAGACGTGCTTTTCCGCAGCGGAAAGTATGCAGAGGCTCTGCCCTACTATGAACAGGTGATCGGTCTGTCGCCGCAGACGCCCGCGGCATACATCGGTGCTGCCGCATGCCGCGAGATGCTCGGCAGATATGCAGAGGCTGGCGAAGCTCTCGCAGCTGCCGAACAGCTTCTCCCCGGTCATCCGGGCGTGCTGATCGCACTTGCCCGTGTGCAGGCCGAAGGCGGCAATGCAGCTGCGGCAGTTGACACCTACGCAGGTGTTCTGCGTGACTATCCTGAGATACCCGGAGTTGCGGTGCAGGTCGCAAAACTCTGTGCCGGTCTTGGCAGAAACGAGGAGGCGGCAGACGCTGTTGTTCTTGCACTCAAAAATGGTGAGGAGAGTACAGACCTTCTGGTCCTCGGCGGCGATCTCTGTACAGCCCTCGGCAGATATGATGAAGCAGCAGACTACTACTCCAGAGTTGCTGCAGTTGCTCCGGACAATGCCCATGTGTGGTTCGGTCTTGGTCATCTGCACTTTATCAGCGGCGATTTCCGCGAAACCTCGATTGGTATGGACAAAGTTCTGGAGATTGAACCTGGCAACACCGCCGCACTTCGCGACAAGGCCGCTGCTCTGACCGCTCTTGGCAAGTTCCCGGAGGCGGCTGAGGTTCTGCACAGACTGATCGATGCAGATGAGCATGATACCAAGGCCATGCTTGATCTGGCGTCGGTCCTTGAACAGATGCAGAAGTACGATGAGGCTCTTGAGATCTATGCACAGTATCTCGGCAGCGGTGCAACAAGTCTGGATGTTATTCGCAGACTATCCTCCATCTATCTGGTTCAGGGCAACTATGAAGAGGCTCTTGCCGGCTACGATATGCTGCTTGAAGCAAACCCGAAAGATCCGGTGACGCTTCGTCTGCGCGCTGAGTGCCTGCTTCAGCTGGGACGGTATGAGGAGTCTGCTGATGCATATGCACAAATGCTTGCCGAACGCCCGGCCGATGATGCGGCACGCTACGCATATGCGTCCGCTCTTGCAAATGCCGGAAAAACCGCTGATGCGGTTCGCGAGTTTTCTGATCTGGTTTCCAAAAATGCGGACAACACGACGGCGCTGTTTGCGCTTGCCGATGTGCTGGGGAGATCAGGCAAGTATCTTGAGTCTGCAAAATGCTATGACAAGCTGATCAGTCTTTATCCGAAAAACAGCTTCGCTCATCTGCAAAAAGCGATGATGCTGGTCAAGCTCGGCAACCTTCCGATGTCGATTGAGGCGTTTGAGGCTGCACTGCAGGTTGAGCCGAAAAATCCGTTCATCCTTTCCGGCCTTGCGTTCATGCAGATGCTCTGCGGCAGACCTGCCGAAGCTCTTGCACAGCTGGAGAAGGCGGAACGTTCCGGCGCTGTTGATCCTGATATCTACTACTGCCGCGGTCTCATCTGTCTGCAGCAGAGCAGATTTGATCTTGCGGTGACGGCAGCTGAAAAGATTCTTGCTGATCATCCTGATCATGTTCCTGCCTGGCATCTGAAGGGACGAGCGCTTGAACAGTCCGGTCATCTGCGTGAGGCAGTGGACTGTCTGTCCAAAGTTGTGGAGCTCTCGGAACTCTCTGACACCGAAGAGAGCTGA
- a CDS encoding pirin family protein — MTLIRTIEKLGFPFATENPFLFCAHHKDAYPKGNKNLGPAVSLAGRNLGNDFTLRDGFRMYHGRSVPGFPEHPHRGFETVTVTIKGYVDHSDSMGAAGRYGDGDVQWMTAGGGCQHAEMFPLIHQDKENPLELFQIWLNLPKKDKFTEPNYKMLWSEDIPEATVTDSKGRASHVRIIAGTFQGVRSLDPAPASWAADPKNQVRILLIRMDPEAELTLPGVSESLSRNLYFYSGDTITIDEEQIAPYHRIRLAGDADATITAGSDTCLLLLLEGEPIHEPVVQYGPFVMNSSQEIHQAYQDYQKTGFGGWPWPVSDPVHDTGKNRFAQYADGRVDRRGPVH, encoded by the coding sequence ATGACTCTGATACGCACGATCGAAAAACTTGGTTTTCCGTTCGCTACCGAGAATCCTTTTCTCTTTTGTGCCCATCACAAAGATGCCTATCCGAAAGGAAACAAAAATCTCGGACCAGCCGTCTCCCTCGCCGGCCGCAATCTGGGAAATGACTTCACCCTTCGCGACGGGTTTCGGATGTATCACGGCCGCTCGGTTCCGGGATTTCCCGAACATCCGCATCGCGGATTTGAAACCGTCACCGTGACTATCAAAGGATATGTGGATCACTCAGACTCCATGGGGGCCGCCGGACGATATGGTGACGGCGATGTCCAGTGGATGACGGCCGGAGGAGGATGCCAGCATGCCGAGATGTTTCCCCTGATTCATCAGGATAAGGAAAACCCGCTCGAACTTTTTCAGATATGGCTGAACCTCCCAAAGAAGGACAAGTTCACCGAGCCGAACTACAAAATGCTCTGGTCTGAAGATATCCCCGAGGCAACGGTCACCGACTCGAAAGGCAGAGCCTCTCACGTCCGAATCATCGCCGGAACTTTTCAGGGTGTGAGGTCGCTCGATCCAGCGCCCGCATCATGGGCGGCGGATCCGAAAAATCAGGTACGAATTCTCCTCATCCGCATGGATCCTGAAGCAGAGCTCACACTGCCCGGAGTGTCTGAGTCGCTCTCCCGCAATCTCTACTTCTACTCTGGCGACACCATCACCATCGATGAAGAGCAGATTGCGCCGTATCACCGCATCAGGCTCGCAGGCGATGCTGACGCAACAATTACTGCAGGATCCGATACCTGCCTCCTGCTGCTGTTGGAGGGCGAGCCGATTCACGAACCAGTCGTTCAGTACGGGCCCTTTGTGATGAACTCAAGCCAGGAAATTCATCAGGCATATCAGGATTATCAGAAAACCGGTTTTGGCGGATGGCCGTGGCCGGTATCTGACCCGGTGCATGACACAGGAAAAAATCGGTTCGCGCAGTATGCGGACGGCAGGGTGGACAGGCGAGGCCCGGTTCACTGA